The nucleotide window GTACGAGAAGCGGCCTTCGTTTTGGCTATGGCGAAAAGTCGCTGACCGGGTATGAATTTCGAAGCGAACGAACGCTCATGTCTGAGAAAGGCAAATATGTGAAGTTTCCCATGACGCTGAGCCAGAACCGGAAGGCGCTGGCCATCGTACACGAATCCGTCCTCAACAATACGGAATTTGTGCTTTCCTTCAATGCCGATCCGGCACAGGAAGTCGTACAGCTCCTTGGCGGTGGCCAGTACGGGCTTCATATTCTTCCGGAATGGCAGCGTCCCGTCCTGCAGGAACTGATGAACCAGAATTACCTGGTCAATCATGACCTCTATTATGACGAGAAGCTATTCACGGATGGATTATCCCTACTGTCGATTGACCTGGACGAAGAAGAGGCGGACCGCTTCATCGAAGAAATGGTGAAAGGCGAGAAGCTGAAGTTTCCGAAGTCAGGGGAAGGGCAGCAAGTGGAAGAAACAGCGGATCTCACCTCCTATCTTCTGAATTTCAATACCGATATGGTGGAGAAACTGTCAGAGACCGTGACACCTACTCATAACCCGATGGAAGACGAACCGCTTGAACCGTTCAATCACTATAACCGTGAACTGTTCCCGGTTCAGTCCCACGCTGCCACTGCGGTAGCCAAACGGCTGCGGGAACAGAAAGCGGTGATCCTGCAGGGAGAGATGAGCACTGGAAGTGCGGCACGTTGCACTATAAGCCAGTAAAAGGCGAAGTGTGCGGGCTTTTCTTGTAAAACAAAGAAGAGTTACAACTCTTTACATGATTTATAGGGGGAAGCTCCCTATCCAGACCAATATTCCAACGGGCTGGTCTATGAGACTCCTACATGCTGATTCATTCCATTAATGATGAGGTGTGAAGCTAGGTGAAGTCGTCCTTGAAGCGGACTCGTAAAACGTGGATTTAGGGCGGTAGGCTTTAAAAACATTCTATGATGAGCGAAAGCGAACCCTTGTATGTACGCTCCGTTACTCATTCCCTAACCTAATTACGAGATATATGGTTAGGTCTCGCGCGAAGAGGAATTTCTCTTGCCTGTGGAAATTCCCGACTGCACAAGTCTTTCCTGTGCTTGTGTAGTACCCATCAGAGTTAGGAATAGTCTCCTGATGGACAAGTACCGCCGGAGTATAAAGGGCATCTAAGGAATGTAAATAAAGGGCTAATGTAAAGGGAACGTGCGAGAGTCGATACATGGAGAGATTGGACTCAATAATGTGTATTGACAGTCAGAGACACCATAGTACCAATGATGAGCAGCCGGTTGTATTCCAGCTATAAGGTCACCGACCGAAATGCGGAAGAGGATAAAACTGCTCTAGGGAAGGGTGTTAGTCAGTAAGTGTTTCGATGAGCGGATTTGTTTAAACGAACCATGTGGGAGTTAAAGAGTTAATTCATCTGGGTTAGTCCGTTTCCTCTAATCAAGGGGGGCGAACCAATTAAATGATGAAGGATAAAAAACAAAATCCTAAAAACGAAAACGAGTTAAAGACAATTCTCGATAGTATGTATCAAATCGCCAAAGATACTGAAAAGCCATTCTTCAATTTGATTGAGCTTATGAAAAATGAGCAGACAATCATGACGGCGGTTCACAATATCAAAGGCAACAAGGGAAGCAAGACGCCTGGGATAGATGGAAAGACTATCGATGACTACTTGCAATTGAGCAGAGCAGAACTTCTTTCTTTAATAAGAAGAAGCATCAATAACTACAATCCGAGCCCGGTAAGAAGAAAATACATCCCAAAAGCAAATAAGGGTAAACGACCGCTGGGAATTCCCACAATAATGGACCGAATCATCCAAGAAATTACGAAAGTCGTACTCGAACCAATAGCAGAAGCTAAATTCTATCATTACAGTTTTGGCTTCAGACCTATGCGATCCGCTGAACAAGCAATCGCAGAAATATTGGAGCGGATACGGCGCAGTAAGACGTACTGGATAATTGAAGGAGACATCAAAGGTTTCTTCGACAACATCAACCATAACAAGCTGATAGAGATGTTATGGACAATGGGCATTCGGGACAAACGAGTGCTGATGATGATTAAGAAGATGCTGAAAGCGGGGGTCATGGAAGAAGGTAATGTTAGAGATAGCATGACCGGTACTCCACAAGGCGGCATCATTTCACCGCTCTTGGCGAATATTTACCTTAACTATTTTGATTGGGAAGTGGCAAAGATGTTCCAGGAGCATCCTGCCAGATACAAAGTGAAAGATGTATCTCGCAATGGACTACAAAGGGTTCGTCAGCGTCATGAAGATATTTTCTTGGTCCGGTACGCAGATGATTGGGTTGTACTCTGCCAAACGGAAGAAAAAGCCAAAAAGGTTCTAACGAAGATTGAAAAATATTTCTCGCATAAGCTCAGCCTTGAACTCTCTAAGGAAAAGACCGTCATCACAGACATCCGTGAGGATAGGGCCTCATTCTTAGGCTACTGGATATATGCTGAACACGACCGTCTCAATAAAGGCAAGATGCAAGGTAAGGCGATACCCAATATGGATAGAGCGAAAGAAAAAATCCGCGAAATCAACAAGGAAATCAGGCGGCTTTATACTTTTCGCGGCAATGTCCCGATTCAGGTGGAAATCATCGAAAGAATAAATGCCAAAATCGTTGGAGTATCCAATTACTACAAAATTGCCAATGTCTCCTCCATCTTTCGAGGGTTGGATAAACGTATTTTCTACAATCAATGGCGGACGTGGTTACGAATGAATAACCTTCGAGGACGATATCACTCGCTAACCACTCCCGCTAAGAACCTTGCGAATAGAAGAGACAGACATAAAGACAGGAATTGCAGACTGTTCTACGTTGAAGAGCTTGGCGTAAAAGTAGGAATCACAAAGTTCGCACATACTCCAAAACGGAATGCTATGAAAGTGAACTTGAAGCTTACTCCGTACACGAATGAAGGCCGAAGGATATACAAGCGGACTACCGGTAAAAGAGATGGGCTAGACAGACCAAATCTTTTCAATGAAGAAATGGACTTCTACTATCTTAAAAACCGATACCCGATCTATAACTTCGAATACTTCCTTAATAGGGAGTACACCTTCAA belongs to Planococcus lenghuensis and includes:
- the ltrA gene encoding group II intron reverse transcriptase/maturase: MMKDKKQNPKNENELKTILDSMYQIAKDTEKPFFNLIELMKNEQTIMTAVHNIKGNKGSKTPGIDGKTIDDYLQLSRAELLSLIRRSINNYNPSPVRRKYIPKANKGKRPLGIPTIMDRIIQEITKVVLEPIAEAKFYHYSFGFRPMRSAEQAIAEILERIRRSKTYWIIEGDIKGFFDNINHNKLIEMLWTMGIRDKRVLMMIKKMLKAGVMEEGNVRDSMTGTPQGGIISPLLANIYLNYFDWEVAKMFQEHPARYKVKDVSRNGLQRVRQRHEDIFLVRYADDWVVLCQTEEKAKKVLTKIEKYFSHKLSLELSKEKTVITDIREDRASFLGYWIYAEHDRLNKGKMQGKAIPNMDRAKEKIREINKEIRRLYTFRGNVPIQVEIIERINAKIVGVSNYYKIANVSSIFRGLDKRIFYNQWRTWLRMNNLRGRYHSLTTPAKNLANRRDRHKDRNCRLFYVEELGVKVGITKFAHTPKRNAMKVNLKLTPYTNEGRRIYKRTTGKRDGLDRPNLFNEEMDFYYLKNRYPIYNFEYFLNREYTFNRDRGKCVCCSTALNAGNLHIHHKQRNLPLVKVNKVSNLVSLCKTCHKLIHNDNPVDYKKGSKKILRLRELNQMAKN